The Synechococcus sp. WH 8101 sequence CTCCTGAGTCACCCGACCACGGTGAATGTGACTCGGACCGGCAGGAAAAATCACGATCTTGCCCCGTTCCGCGTCTTCATGGTGCTGCTGCCAGTGGAATTCCGTGCCCGCCTCAGGCACGCTGTTGCAGTAGAGAATCCAGGCGAGCACCCGATGCACCGGCTCGGTGGCCTCATCACCAATCGTCCAGTCGCAGTGCCACTGCCGGAACCCTTCACCAGGCGCATATCGCTGCAGATTGAAAATCGGCAGCACAAACAACTCCTGATCGGGGCAAACCTGGCGGAACAACGGTCGCTCCTGCAAATAGCGATCCAGGGCGGCGCTGACGCCACGAACGATCACCTCAGCTAAAGCGAAGGCTTCAGGATCGCTGCGATCGATCGCCACCAGGCTGATATCGGTGCTCACCTTGGCGGGTTCGGAGGCATCCGCCGGCCCAAACGCCACTCCAGGACGCTGCAGATCAGGGCGACGATCAAAGAACGCCATCACCCCATCGGCGACAGCGCCGTAACCGGCATTGCTGTAGCGGGCGATCAGGTCCATGGAATCGCCACCACCGCATCCAGCCGCTGCCAACGCTCCCGATCCGGCGTGACCTGATCCAACAGTCCGATCCGCTCCAAAGCCACCACCAAACGCTCCTGCTCCAGAACCGAGGAATCCTGAGGTGCCAACGACAAGATCAGCACCTGCTGCTCCGCTGGATCCGCGAGCACCTGCAGCTCCAGATCGGTGAGGTCACGTTCGAAGAACACCCGCCGCAACCGACCGGTGAGCCGCGGCCCAAGGGCCGCCGCAAAGTCTTCCAGGGCATCCCGCTCTCCCGACAGCCCGCAGTTCAGGGCCAGCCAGATCAGCAACTTGGCCCAGCTATCTGCGGTCCAGAGAGGCTCAAAGCTGTCCCGATTCCGGCGGATCAGCTCCAAAAGGGCGAAATCCACCAATGTGGCCTGCAGCTGAGCCTCTGTGGGCCGGGACTCGCCGGGCTGCTGTTGGCTGGAGCGCTGCGTCATGCCTGCCATCCTCCCCTCCAGAGGTCAGACTGTCGTCAAGATGACCGCCAAGGCCATGACCCTGGATCTCAACGATCCCGAACTCGAGTTCTCCGACCTTGTTTACGCCTACCAAAGCTGGGTGATGGCGGTGATCAATGACGAAAAGCTGGACAGCGAGGACCAGCTGCTCACTGAAGAGATCACCGAGGATGCACTCAATGCGATGCGCTTCCTTCCCGGTGAAGTGACCAGCGCGATCGAAACCAGCCTCGCCCGCGTCTACGACGTGGATGCCGATGAGCTGGCCAGCCTGCTGTTCCCGGAAGACTGAATCCCTGCATGGGCTGGTCCGCAGCCGACATCCCCGATCAACGGGGTCGCCTCGTCTTGGTGACCGGAGCCAACAGCGGCCTCGGCCTGGAAACCACCCGGGCCCTGCACGCCCACGGCGCCACCGTGCTGATGGCCTGCCGCAACCGCGAGCGGGGGGAAACGGCACGCCGGATCCTGACCGACCAAAGCGTCTCGATGGAAGGTGGCATCGAGCTGCTGGATCTCGATCTGGCCGATCTGGAGAGTGTGGATCGCTGCGCACAAACGATTCGCCAGCGCTTTGGCCGCCTTGATCTGCTGATCAACAACGCCGGAGTGATGGCTCCGCCCCGGCAGTGCAGCCGGCAGGGTCACGAGCTGCAGTTCGCCACCAACCATCTCGGCCACATGGCGCTCACCAGAGCGCTGCTGCCACTGATGGAGGGACAGCCGGATGCACGGGTGGTCACCGTCACCTCAGGAGCCCAGTATTTCGGCCGGATCGCCTGGGAGGATCCCAATGGCGAGCAGCGTTACGACCGCTGGCAGGCCTACGGCCAGAGCAAACTGGCCAATGTGATGTTCGCACTTGAACTCGACCGGCAACTCCGTGATCGAGGCAGCAGCATCCGCTCCCTGGCGGCCCATCCCGGCTTGGCGCGCACCAACCTGCAACCAGCGTCGGTTTCGGCGAATGGCTCCCGGCTGGAAGCCCAGGCCTATCGCCTGATGGATCCCCTGTTCCAGACTGCCGCCATGGGAGCTCTCCCCCAGCTTCATGCCGCCACTGCCGGATCAGCCCAAAGCGGGCAGCACTACGGCCCAAGCCGCCTGGGGGGGTTGCGGGGCTACCCCAAACGCCAACGTGTGGCTCCCGCCGCCGAGGACCCCCAGCAACGAGAGCGGTTGTGGGACCTCAGCCTCAAGCTGATCGAAGCCGGCCCGGCACTCCGCTAGACCACCTCCGGAGCGACACCACCGATGGCTATCCGTCCCACCTCAGCCAATGCGCGACAACAGCGGCTGCTGGACGAACTCGAGCACTGCGGCGATGAGATGAGCGGCCAACAGCTGCATCGCGTGCTGCAGGACGGCAACCAACCGATGGGACTGGCCACGGTGTATCGCCACCTGCGCCTGCTGCAGCAACAGGGACTGGTGCGCTGTCGCCACCTGCCCAATGGCGAAGCGATGTATGCCCCACTCGGCCGCGATCGCCATCACCTCACCTGCGTCAGCTGCGGCCAGACCCGCGTCTTACCGCAATGCCCGATTCACGATCTGACGGTGCCGAAGGAGCAGCGGCAGGATTTCGCGCTGCTCTTCCACACCCTCGAGTTCTTCGGACTCTGTTCGCACTGCCAGAGCCAGCAGGAGACCGCTGGATGAAGGGCATGGGCGATGCCGGGATCGAACCAGCGACAATCTGCTTGTAAGGCAGGTGCTCTACCGCTGAGCTAATCGCCCTTGCTGCCGATTGTGCCTGAGGGCGGCACGCTGGGTCCAACGCTTTCCCCTCTGATGGCCTCCGGCAGGGACCATGACCGTGCCACGACGATCGCAAGCCTGCCGCTGGCACTCCTGCTGATGCCGATCTTCGGAAACGGAGCGGCTGCGCTGGGCGGCCTGACATTTCTGATCGGCGGCCTCTGGCTCTCTCCCGACCTCGACACCCACTCCCGCGCCTTCCAGCGCTGGGGACCGCTGCGCCCGCTCTGGTGGCCCTACCAACGGCTGTTGCGCCATCGCTCCCTGATCTCCCATTCCCCGGTGCTCGGTAGCGCCGGTCGGCTGCTGTATCTGGCCGGCCTGATCGCCGGGCTGGCCTGGCTGCTCCAACCCTGGGGGACCCCCAGCCCCGGGGAGCTGGGATCGGCACTGAGCAGGCTGTGGCAAGACCAGCGCGCCACGAGCCTGGCCATGCTGTGTGGGTTGGAAGCCAGCGCCTGGCTGCATTTGATCCAGGACGGCGACCCGATGCCACACCTGCCTCGCTTACTGCGCCGCCAACGCCGCAAGTACCACCACCGAACGAGGCCACGACGCTGAGCGGTGCGAGGGTGGCGCCACCGCCTGAATGCCAGCCCATGGCCGCCGATCCCGCCACCAGCACAGCCCTAAACGAGCTGATCGCCGTGGTGGCCCAGCTGCGCAACCCAGAAGGGGGCTGCCCCTGGGATCTGGAACAGACCCATGCCTCCCTGGTGCCCTATGTGCTGGAGGAAGCCCATGAAGTGGCCGATGCGATCCGTCACGGCGATGACGCCCACCTCAAAGAAGAGCTCGGTGATCTACTGCTGCAGGTGGTGCTCCATGCCCAGATCGCCCAGGAGGAGGGCCGATTCGGTCTGGCTCAGATCGCCTCAGGCATTAGCGAGAAGCTGATTCGCCGCCACCCCCATGTGTTTGCCGGTGCCGAAGCGGCCGACAGCGATGCCGTGAAGGCCAACTGGGAGGCAATCAAGGCAGCAGAGAAGGCAACGGAACCTTCATCCAGCCCACTCAGCGATCGCCTCGCGGGCAAGGTGCGCGGCCAACCCGCTCTGGCGGGGGCCATGACGATCTCCAAAAAGGCGGCCGCCGCCGGCTTTGAGTGGGACGCCATGGCCGGCGTGTGGGACAAAGTGCACGAAGAACTCGATGAGCTCAAGGAGGCGGTGGCCAACGGCAACCAAGCCCACGCCCAGGAGGAACTCGGCGATGTGCTGTTCACCCTGGTGAATGTGGCCCGCTGGTGCGGCATCGACCCGGAAGCCGGCCTGGCCGGCACCAACCGCCGCTTCCTCGATCGCTTCTCTCGCGTGGAGGCCGCCCTCGACGGCGACCTGCAGGGCCGCAGAATCCAGGAACTGGAAGGCCTGTGGCAGCAGGCGAAGGCCGAGATCCGGGCCGAAGAGGCCTCCTTAGCAGCCGACTGATCCGGCAAGTTCCTGATCAAGAAAACTGATCACCTCACCCCAAGCCTGATCAGCCAACTGAGGATCCCAACGGTCACCGTCATCGCGCAGAAATGTGTGATTGGCTTCATACAGAAGTGTCCGATGACAGAGATCGGGCAAGGCCTCGAGAGTCGAAAGAATTCCAGCCCGCGCGTCTGCCGGTACGTGGGGATCCAAGCTGCCAAAAATGGTGAGCAAGGCACCTTTGATCTCCCCTGCCCTCTGGATGCTGTCGGCGGGAGTCAAGCCCAACGTCCCGTCCTGCAAACCAGTGGGATATACACAGACGCACGCTCGCACATCGGCTCTAAAAGCAGCCCGGAAGGCCAGGTGACCACCAATGCAAAAGCCGAGAGCCCCAAGCCGTCGAGCATCCACCAATGGTTGAGCACCAAGCCAAGCCAGTGTGGCCACGGTATCGGCGTCATAGGCAGCAATCGGAGTGTTGCGAGCATTGTGATTTCCCCGCAACCGGCCGAGCGCATCGGGCTCGATCGTCGTTCCGATCGGTTCTCGACGATGGAAGATCTCTGGTGCTGCCACCACATAGCCATAACCAGCCAATCGATCCACCAGGCGGGTCATGGGGGCACCGAGCTGATAGATATCGGAGAAAAAAACAATCCCTGGCCAGCAACCCGACGTCACAGGCTGTGCCACATAAAGGCGCATCAGGCTGCCTTCAACCGTGAGCCCGACCGAATCACGAGAAATGCGCATGGGAGAAACCGCCCGATCGAATGACCGTAGGAAGACCGAGCGGCACTGTCAGCAACAGTGGAAAACCTCTGTCAATCCTCAAGCGAAGGCCTGCCCTGCCGACGCCGTTTGAGCTGGCTGCGCTGTGCCTTGGCCTCAAGGCGCCGTTGCACTGCCGCCCGTCCGGGACGGGTGGAACGACGCTGGGGAGGGGGTGGCCTGAGCCCTTCGCGCAGCAGAGCCGCAAGACGCCCCAGGGCTAATTGACGGTTCTGCCATTGTGAGCGTTCCTCAGCCGCTACAACACGCAGACAATCGCCCTCGAGGCGAGTTTTGAGGCGATCCTGAAGCCTGGCGCGACGGAAGGGCCCCAACACGCGGGACTGCTTCAGGTCAAACACCAGCTCCACACGAGAATCCGTGGTATTCACTCCCTGACCACCGGGACCGGAAGCGCGAGAGAACCGCCACTGCAGCTCCGCCGCCGGGATAACCAACCGCTCGTTGACGATGCAGTTCAAGGGATCAGAACTGAGCTGGACCAAGACGACAGCATGACAACCCAACCTCCGGCGGGTGCACTTAATCTAGAGAAGAGCCTGGCGGTGCGTTCGATGGCCTTTCAACTCAAGGAGTTCTTTGCGCCCTGGCTCAACAGCACAGCCGAGAAAAGAGCCTTTTTTCTTTCCCACCCAAGGGAAGCTATGGAGGAAATCGTTGGCGTTCCAAGCGACATCCAAATCACAATTACCCAGAACAATCAGCAGATTTGGTTTCGCGCTTCTATCCCCAAAATGACGAACAACACAGCAGGATCGCTTGGGCACATGCGCCAAAACAATCAGCGCATTCTCAAGTGCCCTGTCTTAAAAGTCTCGGGAACTGAATTCATCCAGAATCACGAAAGTATTCTGATGGACTACGGCATTCGCGTGCCAGATGACGTCATCGTTTCAATAGACAACGATGCCCAGGGCATGATTCATTTTGATGTGCGCCTGGACACCCTCTACTCCTGAAGGCTGATCTCTGACCTGACAGGAGACCTCCTGACGGTTTTAGCTGGATGTGGACCCTGCCACCCCCTGTATGACCCACGATGCCGCGGCATCCAAATCCACCCCAGGCTGGATCGACGAGCACCACCTCGGCGTGCGTTACGGCCTGGAAGGCCGGGTGCTGGTGGAGGAACAGAGCCCCTTCCAGCGGATCACCGTGATCGACAGCCTGCGCTACGGCAAGGGCCTACTGCTCGACGGCTGCTGGATGACAGCGGAGCGCCAGGAACGGCACTACCACGAATCTCTGGTTCACCCCGCACTCTGCAGCGCCGCCCAGATCGAACGGGTGCTGGTGATCGGCGGCGGCGATGGCGGCACCGCCCGCGAGTGCCTGCGCCACCCGGGCGTTCAGCACCTCGACATGGTGGAAATCGATGGACGGGTGGTGGCACTGAGTCAGCAACACCTGCCCTCCATCGGTGGCGGTTGCTGGCAGGACCCCCGCTTTCACCTCACCGTGGGCGATGGCATCGCCTGGGCCGCCAACGCTTCAACCGCCAGCTATGACGTGGTGCTCGTGGATGGCTCCGATCCCGCCGGTCCGGCCGAGGGCCTGTTCAACCGCGCCTTTTTCGAGCAATGCCGGCGCATCCTCAAACCCGGTGGCGTGTTTGCCACCCAGAGCGAGTCACCGGAAGCCTTCCGCCAAGTGCACATCGACACTGTGACGGTGATCCGCGACGTGTTCGGCCACGCCGATCCGATGTACGGCTGGGTACCGATGTATCCGAGCGGCTGGTGGAGCTGGACC is a genomic window containing:
- a CDS encoding 2OG-Fe(II) oxygenase: MDLIARYSNAGYGAVADGVMAFFDRRPDLQRPGVAFGPADASEPAKVSTDISLVAIDRSDPEAFALAEVIVRGVSAALDRYLQERPLFRQVCPDQELFVLPIFNLQRYAPGEGFRQWHCDWTIGDEATEPVHRVLAWILYCNSVPEAGTEFHWQQHHEDAERGKIVIFPAGPSHIHRGRVTQEQSKTIATGWINAGSRDRYLQRLARA
- a CDS encoding protein phosphatase → MTQRSSQQQPGESRPTEAQLQATLVDFALLELIRRNRDSFEPLWTADSWAKLLIWLALNCGLSGERDALEDFAAALGPRLTGRLRRVFFERDLTDLELQVLADPAEQQVLILSLAPQDSSVLEQERLVVALERIGLLDQVTPDRERWQRLDAVVAIPWT
- a CDS encoding oxidoreductase codes for the protein MGWSAADIPDQRGRLVLVTGANSGLGLETTRALHAHGATVLMACRNRERGETARRILTDQSVSMEGGIELLDLDLADLESVDRCAQTIRQRFGRLDLLINNAGVMAPPRQCSRQGHELQFATNHLGHMALTRALLPLMEGQPDARVVTVTSGAQYFGRIAWEDPNGEQRYDRWQAYGQSKLANVMFALELDRQLRDRGSSIRSLAAHPGLARTNLQPASVSANGSRLEAQAYRLMDPLFQTAAMGALPQLHAATAGSAQSGQHYGPSRLGGLRGYPKRQRVAPAAEDPQQRERLWDLSLKLIEAGPALR
- a CDS encoding transcriptional repressor, with translation MAIRPTSANARQQRLLDELEHCGDEMSGQQLHRVLQDGNQPMGLATVYRHLRLLQQQGLVRCRHLPNGEAMYAPLGRDRHHLTCVSCGQTRVLPQCPIHDLTVPKEQRQDFALLFHTLEFFGLCSHCQSQQETAG
- a CDS encoding metal-binding protein — protein: MASGRDHDRATTIASLPLALLLMPIFGNGAAALGGLTFLIGGLWLSPDLDTHSRAFQRWGPLRPLWWPYQRLLRHRSLISHSPVLGSAGRLLYLAGLIAGLAWLLQPWGTPSPGELGSALSRLWQDQRATSLAMLCGLEASAWLHLIQDGDPMPHLPRLLRRQRRKYHHRTRPRR
- the mazG gene encoding nucleoside triphosphate pyrophosphohydrolase; protein product: MAADPATSTALNELIAVVAQLRNPEGGCPWDLEQTHASLVPYVLEEAHEVADAIRHGDDAHLKEELGDLLLQVVLHAQIAQEEGRFGLAQIASGISEKLIRRHPHVFAGAEAADSDAVKANWEAIKAAEKATEPSSSPLSDRLAGKVRGQPALAGAMTISKKAAAAGFEWDAMAGVWDKVHEELDELKEAVANGNQAHAQEELGDVLFTLVNVARWCGIDPEAGLAGTNRRFLDRFSRVEAALDGDLQGRRIQELEGLWQQAKAEIRAEEASLAAD
- a CDS encoding dienelactone hydrolase family protein, translating into MRISRDSVGLTVEGSLMRLYVAQPVTSGCWPGIVFFSDIYQLGAPMTRLVDRLAGYGYVVAAPEIFHRREPIGTTIEPDALGRLRGNHNARNTPIAAYDADTVATLAWLGAQPLVDARRLGALGFCIGGHLAFRAAFRADVRACVCVYPTGLQDGTLGLTPADSIQRAGEIKGALLTIFGSLDPHVPADARAGILSTLEALPDLCHRTLLYEANHTFLRDDGDRWDPQLADQAWGEVISFLDQELAGSVGC
- the arfB gene encoding alternative ribosome rescue aminoacyl-tRNA hydrolase ArfB, whose amino-acid sequence is MNCIVNERLVIPAAELQWRFSRASGPGGQGVNTTDSRVELVFDLKQSRVLGPFRRARLQDRLKTRLEGDCLRVVAAEERSQWQNRQLALGRLAALLREGLRPPPPQRRSTRPGRAAVQRRLEAKAQRSQLKRRRQGRPSLED
- the speE gene encoding polyamine aminopropyltransferase; translation: MTHDAAASKSTPGWIDEHHLGVRYGLEGRVLVEEQSPFQRITVIDSLRYGKGLLLDGCWMTAERQERHYHESLVHPALCSAAQIERVLVIGGGDGGTARECLRHPGVQHLDMVEIDGRVVALSQQHLPSIGGGCWQDPRFHLTVGDGIAWAANASTASYDVVLVDGSDPAGPAEGLFNRAFFEQCRRILKPGGVFATQSESPEAFRQVHIDTVTVIRDVFGHADPMYGWVPMYPSGWWSWTFAATDSRRYVNPDPSRAAAVAEGCEIWSPRWQRGAFDAIPAAIERALNA